In Carya illinoinensis cultivar Pawnee chromosome 7, C.illinoinensisPawnee_v1, whole genome shotgun sequence, the following are encoded in one genomic region:
- the LOC122317288 gene encoding bifunctional 3-dehydroquinate dehydratase/shikimate dehydrogenase, chloroplastic-like isoform X2 gives MDLQTADGVRRNSTKICAPVMAETVDQMLTQARKAKELGADLVEIRLDFLKTFNPRQDLEILIKQCPLPTLITYRPIWEGGKYDGDESKRQNALRLAMELGADYIDVELQVAHDFYNAIQGKKPAKIKIIVSSHNYQNTPSLEEIGNLVARILATGADIVKVATTAVDITDSARLFQILVHSQVPMIGIVMGEKGFISRILSAKFGGFLTFGSIEAGLVSAPGQPAVKELLELYNFRQLGPDTKVHGVIGNPIGHSKSPHLYNPAFKSVNFNGIYLPLLVDNVANFLKTYSSHDFVGYSYTIPHKEAGFNCCDEIDPIAKEIGAISCMIKRPDGNLMGYNVDYLGAIAAIEEGLRASNGASQASGSPLTGKLFVVMGAGGAGKALAFGGKEKGARVIVANRTYDKAKQLASKVGGEAITLAELENFHPEDGMILANTTSVGMKPKIESTPLSKEALKHYSLVFDAIYTPKMTRLLREAQESGATIVYGTEMFINQAFVQFEKFTGLPAPKQLIRDTLARNT, from the exons ATGGATCTCCAAACCGCGGATGGAGTTCGAAGGAATTCGACGAAAATATGCGCCCCAGTAATGGCGGAAACAGTTGATCAGATGCTGACTCAAGCCCGAAAGGCCAAGGAACTTGGTGCCGACCTTGTCGAGATTCGATTGGACTTCTTGAAGACCTTTAATCCTAGACAGGATCTCGAGATCTTGATTAAACAGTGTCCTTTGCCTACTCTTATCACTTATAG GCCAATATGGGAAGGTGGAAAGTATGATGGTGATGAAAGCAAGCGACAAAATGCATTACGTCTAGCCATGGAGTTGGGAGCTGATTATATTGATGTTGAACTTCAG GTGGCTCATGATTTCTACAATGCCATTCAAGGGAAGAAACCGGCAAAGATCAAAATCATCGTCTCTTCACACAACTATCAAAATACTCCATCTCTTGAAGAAATCGGCAATCTTGTGGCAAGAATACTGGCTACTGGAGCTGATATAGTAAAGGTTGCAACAACTGCTGTAGACATCACAGACTCTGCACGTCTATTTCAAATTCTAGTGCATTCTCAA gtcCCCATGATAGGAATTGTCATGGGTGAGAAGGGTTTTATTTCAAGAATACTTAGTGCAAAATTTGGTGGGTTTCTCACTTTCGGTTCTATTGAGGCGGGGTTGGTATCAGCTCCTGGGCAACCAGCTGTAAAGGAGTTGCTGGAGTTATACAATTTCAGACAGTTAGGACCTGATACCAAAGTACACGGTGTTATTGGGAATCCTATCGGTCACAGCAAAAGTCCTCATCTATACAATCCAGCATTCAAATCTGTCAATTTTAATGGAATTTATTTGCCTCTGTTGGTTGATAATGTCGCCAATTTTCTCAAGACCTACTCGTCTCACGACTTTGTTGGATACAG TTATACAATTCCTCATAAGGAGGCTGGGTTTAATTGTTGTGATGAGATAGATCCAATTGCCAAG GAAATTGGAGCTATTAGTTGCATGATCAAGAGACCTGATGGAAACCTAATGGGTTACAATGTTGACTATCTTGGAGCAATTGCAGCTATTGAGGAAGGACTTCGAG CATCCAATGGTGCAAGCCAAGCATCTGGTTCTCCATTGACCGGTAAATTGTTTGTCGTCATGGGAGCTGGTGGTGCTGGAAAAGCACTTGCTTTTGgtggaaaagaaaagggagCAAGAGTCATAGTGGCCAATCGAACATATG ACAAAGCCAAACAACTTGCCAGTAAAGTTGGAGGAGAAGCTATAACTCTTGCCGAATTAGAAAATTTCCATCCAGAAGATGGGATGATTCTTGCAAATACAACATCTGTTGgaatgaaaccaaaaattgagAGCACACCCCTTTCCAAG GAAGCTCTTAAACACTATTCTTTGGTTTTTGATGCCATTTACACCCCAAAAATGACAAGACTGTTGAGAGAAGCACAAGAGTCTGGAGCCACTATTGTTTATGGAACAGAAATGTTCATTAACCAAGCATTTGTACAGTTTGAAAAGTTCACCGGATTGCCAG CACCAAAGCAACTGATTCGGGACACTTTGGCGAGAAATACATAA
- the LOC122317288 gene encoding bifunctional 3-dehydroquinate dehydratase/shikimate dehydrogenase, chloroplastic-like isoform X3 — protein sequence MTLDSIPLATMDLQTADGVRRNSTKICAPVMAETVDQMLTQARKAKELGADLVEIRLDFLKTFNPRQDLEILIKQCPLPTLITYRPIWEGGKYDGDESKRQNALRLAMELGADYIDVELQVAHDFYNAIQGKKPAKIKIIVSSHNYQNTPSLEEIGNLVARILATGADIVKVATTAVDITDSARLFQILVHSQVPMIGIVMGEKGFISRILSAKFGGFLTFGSIEAGLVSAPGQPAVKELLELYNFRQLGPDTKVHGVIGNPIGHSKSPHLYNPAFKSVNFNGIYLPLLVDNVANFLKTYSSHDFVGYSYTIPHKEAGFNCCDEIDPIAKEIGAISCMIKRPDGNLMGYNVDYLGAIAAIEEGLRASNGASQASGSPLTGKLFVVMGAGGAGKALAFGGKEKGARVIVANRTYGAVFSFYFFIFCLN from the exons ATGACTCTCGACAGCATTCCG TTGGCTACTATGGATCTCCAAACCGCGGATGGAGTTCGAAGGAATTCGACGAAAATATGCGCCCCAGTAATGGCGGAAACAGTTGATCAGATGCTGACTCAAGCCCGAAAGGCCAAGGAACTTGGTGCCGACCTTGTCGAGATTCGATTGGACTTCTTGAAGACCTTTAATCCTAGACAGGATCTCGAGATCTTGATTAAACAGTGTCCTTTGCCTACTCTTATCACTTATAG GCCAATATGGGAAGGTGGAAAGTATGATGGTGATGAAAGCAAGCGACAAAATGCATTACGTCTAGCCATGGAGTTGGGAGCTGATTATATTGATGTTGAACTTCAG GTGGCTCATGATTTCTACAATGCCATTCAAGGGAAGAAACCGGCAAAGATCAAAATCATCGTCTCTTCACACAACTATCAAAATACTCCATCTCTTGAAGAAATCGGCAATCTTGTGGCAAGAATACTGGCTACTGGAGCTGATATAGTAAAGGTTGCAACAACTGCTGTAGACATCACAGACTCTGCACGTCTATTTCAAATTCTAGTGCATTCTCAA gtcCCCATGATAGGAATTGTCATGGGTGAGAAGGGTTTTATTTCAAGAATACTTAGTGCAAAATTTGGTGGGTTTCTCACTTTCGGTTCTATTGAGGCGGGGTTGGTATCAGCTCCTGGGCAACCAGCTGTAAAGGAGTTGCTGGAGTTATACAATTTCAGACAGTTAGGACCTGATACCAAAGTACACGGTGTTATTGGGAATCCTATCGGTCACAGCAAAAGTCCTCATCTATACAATCCAGCATTCAAATCTGTCAATTTTAATGGAATTTATTTGCCTCTGTTGGTTGATAATGTCGCCAATTTTCTCAAGACCTACTCGTCTCACGACTTTGTTGGATACAG TTATACAATTCCTCATAAGGAGGCTGGGTTTAATTGTTGTGATGAGATAGATCCAATTGCCAAG GAAATTGGAGCTATTAGTTGCATGATCAAGAGACCTGATGGAAACCTAATGGGTTACAATGTTGACTATCTTGGAGCAATTGCAGCTATTGAGGAAGGACTTCGAG CATCCAATGGTGCAAGCCAAGCATCTGGTTCTCCATTGACCGGTAAATTGTTTGTCGTCATGGGAGCTGGTGGTGCTGGAAAAGCACTTGCTTTTGgtggaaaagaaaagggagCAAGAGTCATAGTGGCCAATCGAACATATG GTgctgttttttcattttatttttttattttttgtcttaatTAA
- the LOC122317288 gene encoding bifunctional 3-dehydroquinate dehydratase/shikimate dehydrogenase, chloroplastic-like isoform X1 has protein sequence MTLDSIPLATMDLQTADGVRRNSTKICAPVMAETVDQMLTQARKAKELGADLVEIRLDFLKTFNPRQDLEILIKQCPLPTLITYRPIWEGGKYDGDESKRQNALRLAMELGADYIDVELQVAHDFYNAIQGKKPAKIKIIVSSHNYQNTPSLEEIGNLVARILATGADIVKVATTAVDITDSARLFQILVHSQVPMIGIVMGEKGFISRILSAKFGGFLTFGSIEAGLVSAPGQPAVKELLELYNFRQLGPDTKVHGVIGNPIGHSKSPHLYNPAFKSVNFNGIYLPLLVDNVANFLKTYSSHDFVGYSYTIPHKEAGFNCCDEIDPIAKEIGAISCMIKRPDGNLMGYNVDYLGAIAAIEEGLRASNGASQASGSPLTGKLFVVMGAGGAGKALAFGGKEKGARVIVANRTYDKAKQLASKVGGEAITLAELENFHPEDGMILANTTSVGMKPKIESTPLSKEALKHYSLVFDAIYTPKMTRLLREAQESGATIVYGTEMFINQAFVQFEKFTGLPAPKQLIRDTLARNT, from the exons ATGACTCTCGACAGCATTCCG TTGGCTACTATGGATCTCCAAACCGCGGATGGAGTTCGAAGGAATTCGACGAAAATATGCGCCCCAGTAATGGCGGAAACAGTTGATCAGATGCTGACTCAAGCCCGAAAGGCCAAGGAACTTGGTGCCGACCTTGTCGAGATTCGATTGGACTTCTTGAAGACCTTTAATCCTAGACAGGATCTCGAGATCTTGATTAAACAGTGTCCTTTGCCTACTCTTATCACTTATAG GCCAATATGGGAAGGTGGAAAGTATGATGGTGATGAAAGCAAGCGACAAAATGCATTACGTCTAGCCATGGAGTTGGGAGCTGATTATATTGATGTTGAACTTCAG GTGGCTCATGATTTCTACAATGCCATTCAAGGGAAGAAACCGGCAAAGATCAAAATCATCGTCTCTTCACACAACTATCAAAATACTCCATCTCTTGAAGAAATCGGCAATCTTGTGGCAAGAATACTGGCTACTGGAGCTGATATAGTAAAGGTTGCAACAACTGCTGTAGACATCACAGACTCTGCACGTCTATTTCAAATTCTAGTGCATTCTCAA gtcCCCATGATAGGAATTGTCATGGGTGAGAAGGGTTTTATTTCAAGAATACTTAGTGCAAAATTTGGTGGGTTTCTCACTTTCGGTTCTATTGAGGCGGGGTTGGTATCAGCTCCTGGGCAACCAGCTGTAAAGGAGTTGCTGGAGTTATACAATTTCAGACAGTTAGGACCTGATACCAAAGTACACGGTGTTATTGGGAATCCTATCGGTCACAGCAAAAGTCCTCATCTATACAATCCAGCATTCAAATCTGTCAATTTTAATGGAATTTATTTGCCTCTGTTGGTTGATAATGTCGCCAATTTTCTCAAGACCTACTCGTCTCACGACTTTGTTGGATACAG TTATACAATTCCTCATAAGGAGGCTGGGTTTAATTGTTGTGATGAGATAGATCCAATTGCCAAG GAAATTGGAGCTATTAGTTGCATGATCAAGAGACCTGATGGAAACCTAATGGGTTACAATGTTGACTATCTTGGAGCAATTGCAGCTATTGAGGAAGGACTTCGAG CATCCAATGGTGCAAGCCAAGCATCTGGTTCTCCATTGACCGGTAAATTGTTTGTCGTCATGGGAGCTGGTGGTGCTGGAAAAGCACTTGCTTTTGgtggaaaagaaaagggagCAAGAGTCATAGTGGCCAATCGAACATATG ACAAAGCCAAACAACTTGCCAGTAAAGTTGGAGGAGAAGCTATAACTCTTGCCGAATTAGAAAATTTCCATCCAGAAGATGGGATGATTCTTGCAAATACAACATCTGTTGgaatgaaaccaaaaattgagAGCACACCCCTTTCCAAG GAAGCTCTTAAACACTATTCTTTGGTTTTTGATGCCATTTACACCCCAAAAATGACAAGACTGTTGAGAGAAGCACAAGAGTCTGGAGCCACTATTGTTTATGGAACAGAAATGTTCATTAACCAAGCATTTGTACAGTTTGAAAAGTTCACCGGATTGCCAG CACCAAAGCAACTGATTCGGGACACTTTGGCGAGAAATACATAA
- the LOC122317288 gene encoding bifunctional 3-dehydroquinate dehydratase/shikimate dehydrogenase, chloroplastic-like isoform X4: protein MTLDSIPLATMDLQTADGVRRNSTKICAPVMAETVDQMLTQARKAKELGADLVEIRLDFLKTFNPRQDLEILIKQCPLPTLITYRPIWEGGKYDGDESKRQNALRLAMELGADYIDVELQVAHDFYNAIQGKKPAKIKIIVSSHNYQNTPSLEEIGNLVARILATGADIVKVATTAVDITDSARLFQILVHSQVPMIGIVMGEKGFISRILSAKFGGFLTFGSIEAGLVSAPGQPAVKELLELYNFRQLGPDTKVHGVIGNPIGHSKSPHLYNPAFKSVNFNGIYLPLLVDNVANFLKTYSSHDFVGYSYTIPHKEAGFNCCDEIDPIAKEIGAISCMIKRPDGNLMGYNVDYLGAIAAIEEGLRASNGASQASGSPLTGKLFVVMGAGGAGKALAFGGKEKGARVIVANRTYGSS from the exons ATGACTCTCGACAGCATTCCG TTGGCTACTATGGATCTCCAAACCGCGGATGGAGTTCGAAGGAATTCGACGAAAATATGCGCCCCAGTAATGGCGGAAACAGTTGATCAGATGCTGACTCAAGCCCGAAAGGCCAAGGAACTTGGTGCCGACCTTGTCGAGATTCGATTGGACTTCTTGAAGACCTTTAATCCTAGACAGGATCTCGAGATCTTGATTAAACAGTGTCCTTTGCCTACTCTTATCACTTATAG GCCAATATGGGAAGGTGGAAAGTATGATGGTGATGAAAGCAAGCGACAAAATGCATTACGTCTAGCCATGGAGTTGGGAGCTGATTATATTGATGTTGAACTTCAG GTGGCTCATGATTTCTACAATGCCATTCAAGGGAAGAAACCGGCAAAGATCAAAATCATCGTCTCTTCACACAACTATCAAAATACTCCATCTCTTGAAGAAATCGGCAATCTTGTGGCAAGAATACTGGCTACTGGAGCTGATATAGTAAAGGTTGCAACAACTGCTGTAGACATCACAGACTCTGCACGTCTATTTCAAATTCTAGTGCATTCTCAA gtcCCCATGATAGGAATTGTCATGGGTGAGAAGGGTTTTATTTCAAGAATACTTAGTGCAAAATTTGGTGGGTTTCTCACTTTCGGTTCTATTGAGGCGGGGTTGGTATCAGCTCCTGGGCAACCAGCTGTAAAGGAGTTGCTGGAGTTATACAATTTCAGACAGTTAGGACCTGATACCAAAGTACACGGTGTTATTGGGAATCCTATCGGTCACAGCAAAAGTCCTCATCTATACAATCCAGCATTCAAATCTGTCAATTTTAATGGAATTTATTTGCCTCTGTTGGTTGATAATGTCGCCAATTTTCTCAAGACCTACTCGTCTCACGACTTTGTTGGATACAG TTATACAATTCCTCATAAGGAGGCTGGGTTTAATTGTTGTGATGAGATAGATCCAATTGCCAAG GAAATTGGAGCTATTAGTTGCATGATCAAGAGACCTGATGGAAACCTAATGGGTTACAATGTTGACTATCTTGGAGCAATTGCAGCTATTGAGGAAGGACTTCGAG CATCCAATGGTGCAAGCCAAGCATCTGGTTCTCCATTGACCGGTAAATTGTTTGTCGTCATGGGAGCTGGTGGTGCTGGAAAAGCACTTGCTTTTGgtggaaaagaaaagggagCAAGAGTCATAGTGGCCAATCGAACATATG GAAGCTCTTAA